In Zingiber officinale cultivar Zhangliang chromosome 8B, Zo_v1.1, whole genome shotgun sequence, a single genomic region encodes these proteins:
- the LOC122014838 gene encoding probable galacturonosyltransferase 7, with the protein MKGFVTISTSSPAKRRWRPPAAVVLVLVFFSLLVPLDFLFGLHRRFPAGYSSDDRPPSEIAFRHLGHLDGFNSFPQGETSKIKKLVRRFGSSLSKNASGNPRSKQGEIFNNKPISNSNQQLAVVRKVLPVPSDSLSISIMKLGGTDGKKSNTKDQKVEEVRNFCQLELGSYCLWSIENKKVMKDSMVRKLKDQLFVARAYYPSLVKLHGQQNLSYDLKQNIQEHEHMLSDAIIDADLPRSVKKNIHKMKLTIAKVKACAVDCNNVHKKLSQIVDLTEDEANFHMKQSAFLYHLGVQTMPKSFHCLSMRLTVESFKLSTGFKNSHSNKLEVPKVMHYVIFSKNMIAAAVTINSTVMNSEVNQNMVFHVVTDAQNYYAMKLWFARNSYRDAEIIVINLEQLNLGDHNSGLSKLSFSEEFRVSLYKTSQLEMNTEYITTFGHSHFLLPEIFKNLKKVIVLDDDVVVQRDLSSLWNLNLEGKVNAAVESCRLRLGQLKMHLGKNSYDPNSCIWMSGLNVIDLEKWREHNVTDAYFQHLTSIETKNEATLRAAVLPISFLVFQNLVYPLDEKWSFPGLGHNYDINADAMNNAISLHYNGYMKPWLDLGIPKYKEYWKKFLTNDERFMDECNVNL; encoded by the exons ATGAAGGGCTTCGTCACCATCTCCACCTCATCGCCGGCCAAGCGGAGGTGGCGCCCGCCCGCCGCCGTGGTGCTCGTCCTCGTCTTCTTCTCTCTCCTCGTTCCCCTCGACTTCCTCTTCGGCCTCCACCGACGCTTCCCCGCCG GTTACTCGAGTGATGATCGCCCACCTTCG GAAATCGCCTTTCGGCACTTGGGTCATCTGGATGGTTTCAATAGTTTCCCGCAG GGCGAAACTTCAAAGATCAAGAAACTCGTTAGAAGATTTGGATCCTCTCTATCAAAG AATGCTAGCGGGAATCCTAGGTCCAAACAAGGTGAAATCTTCAATAATAAGCCTATCAGTAATTCCAATCAGCAGCTGGCTGTGGTAAGGAAAG TTCTTCCTGTGCCATCAGATTCACTTTCAATCTCAATTATGAAG CTGGGTGGAACAGATGGCAAGAAAAGCAATACCAAAGATCAAAAAGTTGAGGAAGTCAGAAATTTTTGCCAGCTTGAATTAGGAAGCTATTGTCTTTGGTCCattgaaaataaaaaagtaatgAAGGATTCAATGGTGAGGAAACTCAAAGACCAGCTTTTTGTTGCCAGAGCTTACTATCCAAGTCTAGTAAAACTCCATGGGCAGCAGAACTTGTCTTATGACCTGAAGCAGAACATACAGGAACATGAACACATGCTTAGTGATGCCATTATAGATGCCGATCTTCCACGTTC TGTGAAAAAGAATATACACAAGATGAAGCTGACAATTGCAAAGGTCAAAGCATGTGCTGTTGACTGCAACAATGTTCACAAAAAACTTAGCCAAATAGTTGATCTTACTGAAGATGAAGCTAATTTTCATATGAAGCAAAGTGCATTTCTCTACCACCTTGGTGTTCAAACCATGCCAAAAAGTTTTCATTGCTTGTCTATGAGATTGACAGTGGAGTCTTTTAAACTTTCAACAGGTTTCAAGAATTCTCATTCTAATAAACTTGAAGTCCCCAAAGTTATGCACTATgtaattttctcaaaaaatatGATTGCTGCAGCAGTTACTATAAATTCAACAGTGATGAACTCTGAG GTCAACCAAAATATGGTTTTTCATGTTGTCACAGATGCACAGAATTACTATGCAATGAAGCTTTGGTTCGCAAGAAATTCTTATAGAGATGCAGAAATCATTGTCATCAATCTAGAGCAACTGAATCTTGGAGACCATAATAGTGGCCTCTCAAAGCTGTCATTCTCAGAGGAATTCCGTGTTTCCTTGTATAAAACTAGTCAACTAGAAATGAATACTGAATACATTACAACTTTTGGTCATTCTCACTTTCTTCTTCCAGAAATTTTCAAGAATCTGAAGAAGGTGATTGTTTtggatgatgatgtagttgttcaacgTGATTTATCATCATTGTGGAATCTTAATTTGGAAGGAAAAGTAAATGCTGCGGTTGAGTCCTGTAGGCTGAGACTAGGTCAGCTGAAAATGCATTTGGGAAAAAACAGCTATGATCCCAACTCTTGTATTTGGATGTCAGGACTCAATGTTATTGATTTGGAGAAATGGAGGGAGCATAATGTTACAGATGCATACTTCCAACACCTAACAAGT ATTGAAACAAAGAACGAAGCAACTTTGAGAGCTGCAGTTCTTCCTATAAGCTTCCTTGTGTTTCAGAATCTTGTATACCCACTTGATGAAAAGTGGTCATTTCCGGGGCTTGGTCACAACTATGACATCAATGCGGATGCTATGAATAATGCTATATCATTGCATTACAATGGCTATATGAAACCATGGCTTGATCTTGGTATACCAAAGTACAAAGAGTACTGGAAGAAATTTCTGACAAATGATGAAAGGTTCATGGATGAATGCAATGTGAACCTGTAG